The Ruania halotolerans genome contains the following window.
TGGACAGCACCCAGGTCCACCCGCCCGCTGGGTCCATCCCGATGAACGTGAGCACATCATGCGCACGCACCATGATCCAGGCCACGGCCACCTTGAGTGGCCACAGCACAGTGTCGAAGAAGTCCATGTCCGGGAGTTCTCTCCTGGGTCAGGTCCGCGGGCGCGGAATCTGGGTGGGCAAGTCTGATGTCGAGGGTACGGCCTCAGAGGCTTCAGTAGTCACGGGATCGCGCATCCACGGTTCCGGCCGCCACTTCCCGCGGCCCGGAACGTGATCCACGCCACCTCTGGACCACGGGTTGCAACGCGCCAGCCG
Protein-coding sequences here:
- the yidD gene encoding membrane protein insertion efficiency factor YidD; this translates as MSRNPLTVLLVGLVRGYQLIVSPWFAPTCRYHPTCSAYAIGALRRHGPVKGLLLAAGRLARCNPWSRGGVDHVPGRGKWRPEPWMRDPVTTEASEAVPSTSDLPTQIPRPRT